The uncultured Bacteroides sp. genome includes the window TAGCTTTGGGTAGCGAATAACCCCAAAGCTTATTGAGAAAGCTCATAACAGTAGCCGAATTCTTGGCCATTGTATTATCGAGTACAAAGTTCGAGTAGCAATCGAATCCCAAAAGTTTAGCTTTCTCTAGGCGAAGGGCAACTATTTGTGTAATGGTTTTTTTATTATCATTTTTATCATTATTGTTTCCTCTATTAGTGTATGCTTTATATATCTTTTCTCTTAATGCTCTGTTTTCGGAGTATTGCAGAAAAGGTAATCGACTTGCATCGTTAAGGGTGAATAGCCACTTCCCTTTTTCTCCGATAGCTTTTGCTTCTTGTGCGGCACTCTGGCAGAACCAATCCGGCAGACCGGCTAAATCAGCCTTTTTACTTATAATTAGTTTGAAGGCATTGTTCTCATTTAGAATATTGTTGCTGAAAGTTAGGCCAAGCGTAGATAACTCTTTGTTGACTTCTCTTAGCCGAGCTTGTTGCTCCATGTTTAAGTTAGCACCTGCGCGAACAAAATTCTTGTATGTCTCGTCTAGTAAGCGTAGTTGTTCTGTTGTAAGTCCTAATGAGTCTTTTTGCTGATGTATTGAATTTATTCTTTTAAAGAGCTCTTTATTTAAATAAATATTGTCACTATGTTCTGAAAGAACAGGGGCTATTTTGATGGATAGTTTCGTTAATTCATCTGTTGTTTCAGCATCAGTCATATTAAAGAATATGGCACTAACGCGTGCTAGAATCGGATCACTATTATCTAATGCTACGATTGTATTATCGAAAGTAGGTGTTTCTTTGTTTTCAATGACTTTGCGAATATTTTTATTTTGTTCTTCTATCCCTTTGTAGAAAGCGGGTTCATAATGTTCTATTTTTATTTTATCAAAGGGCGGAGTTCCAAATTCTGTTTTGAATTCAGTTAAGAAAGGATTGTTTTCTATTGGAGTGGCACAAGAATACATCATGTAGCATGCAGTTAAAATGAATATTGTTTTTTTTGTTTTCATACTATTATTCTTTAGGTATTTATTGCTTCGAGAGATAACACCAGATAGGATAATGGTCGGAATCTTTTATAGACCGGTCTACAGTGCAATTATAGGCTTTTAAATTTTTGCTGGTTAATATGTTGTCTATCCGAAAGAAGAACTTATTCTGGTTGTAAGAAATGCCCAATCCTTGTCCCGACTCAGTAAATGCGTCGGCAAGATTCTGAGCTATGACTCTGTGTGTATACGATATGGGAGTGTCGTTAAAGTCTCCGCATACGATAATATAAGGATGCTGCGAAGAGTCTATCTCTTTCTCTATGGTTCGTGCTTGTACTGCTCGGATGGCTGAGGCTTCTGCTAGTTTGTTTACCAACTGCCGTGCGCCATTTTTTACTTTCTCTGCTTCAGGTGCATTTAGCATGTCTTCATAAATATCTTTGTCTCTTTTTGTTAGCTTATTTGACTCTAGATGGTTGTTAATCAAGGTTATTGTATCATCATCTATTTTTAATTCGTAAACTACAGATCCATTGTAGGCACTTTCATATTTCAAAATCCGAGAGGATAGGATGGGAAATTTAGAATAGCAGGCGATTCTATTTGCACTTCCTTTCTTGCCGATGGATTTAATGCTTTTATATGGATATGCCTGGAGGCTTTTGTCGATAGCATGCTGAGTGAGATGTTTGCTGTTTGTTGTAGAGGCATATTCTTGCATGCATATGATGTCGGCCTGGCTA containing:
- a CDS encoding endonuclease/exonuclease/phosphatase family protein codes for the protein MKHIGRLVAYLILVVNALFVALLLLAAYSPHIRPDVHPIESCLGLLFPIFLLINIFFFIFWLIVQYKFALLALCGFLFCYPQIRTYIPINFHTKTLPDNKFKILSYNIMAFDNLKLEEGESPILNYIQNSQADIICMQEYASTTNSKHLTQHAIDKSLQAYPYKSIKSIGKKGSANRIACYSKFPILSSRILKYESAYNGSVVYELKIDDDTITLINNHLESNKLTKRDKDIYEDMLNAPEAEKVKNGARQLVNKLAEASAIRAVQARTIEKEIDSSQHPYIIVCGDFNDTPISYTHRVIAQNLADAFTESGQGLGISYNQNKFFFRIDNILTSKNLKAYNCTVDRSIKDSDHYPIWCYLSKQ